Proteins from a single region of Paramormyrops kingsleyae isolate MSU_618 chromosome 9, PKINGS_0.4, whole genome shotgun sequence:
- the cbx3b gene encoding chromobox protein homolog 3b isoform X2 → MRKKQNMKHRKNEETTVVQEFVVEKIIQRRVSNGKVEYFLKWKGFSDADNTWEPEDNLDCPELIEEFLKSLAKNMEVGEDLESPQPPKPLEVPADVEPQQIEQQPLAEHHGNALQEPWGQETERPASFTSHFEPERIIGSTDKQGELMFLVKWYRSFRSHFYIRLGIERHGSGGLASSS, encoded by the exons ATGAGGAAGAAGCAGAATATGAAACATAGGAAGAACGAGGAAACTACAGTGGTCCAGGAGTTTGTTGTGGAGAAGATCATCCAGAGGAGAGTCTCCAATGGAAAAGTGGAGTACTTTCTGAAGTGGAAAGGCTTTTCTGA TGCCGATAACACCTGGGAGCCAGAAGACAACCTGGACTGTCCTGAGCTAATTGAGGAGTTCCTCAAGAGCCTTGCTAAAAACATGGAGGTGGGGGAGGACCTGGAATCCCCACAACCACCAAAACCACTTGAGGTGCCTGCTGACGTGGAACCTCAACAG ATAGAGCAGCAGCCTCTCGCTGAGCATCATGGGAATGCGCTCCAGGAGCCCTGGGGGCAAGAGACTGAGCGGCCCGCATCCTTCACAAGCCATTTCGAACCCGAGCGGATTATTGGATCCACGGACAAGCAAGGGGAGCTGATGTTCCTGGTCAAGTGGTACAGAAGTTTTCGGTCACATTTCTACATCCGACTTGGAATC gaaaGGCACGGATCAGGTGGCCTTGCTTCCAGCTCGTGA
- the cbx3b gene encoding chromobox protein homolog 3b isoform X1 yields MRKKQNMKHRKNEETTVVQEFVVEKIIQRRVSNGKVEYFLKWKGFSDADNTWEPEDNLDCPELIEEFLKSLAKNMEVGEDLESPQPPKPLEVPADVEPQQIEQQPLAEHHGNALQEPWGQETERPASFTSHFEPERIIGSTDKQGELMFLVKWKGTDQVALLPAREASTRCPKIVIAYYEEKLTWHSGDEDQQ; encoded by the exons ATGAGGAAGAAGCAGAATATGAAACATAGGAAGAACGAGGAAACTACAGTGGTCCAGGAGTTTGTTGTGGAGAAGATCATCCAGAGGAGAGTCTCCAATGGAAAAGTGGAGTACTTTCTGAAGTGGAAAGGCTTTTCTGA TGCCGATAACACCTGGGAGCCAGAAGACAACCTGGACTGTCCTGAGCTAATTGAGGAGTTCCTCAAGAGCCTTGCTAAAAACATGGAGGTGGGGGAGGACCTGGAATCCCCACAACCACCAAAACCACTTGAGGTGCCTGCTGACGTGGAACCTCAACAG ATAGAGCAGCAGCCTCTCGCTGAGCATCATGGGAATGCGCTCCAGGAGCCCTGGGGGCAAGAGACTGAGCGGCCCGCATCCTTCACAAGCCATTTCGAACCCGAGCGGATTATTGGATCCACGGACAAGCAAGGGGAGCTGATGTTCCTGGTCAAGTG gaaaGGCACGGATCAGGTGGCCTTGCTTCCAGCTCGTGAGGCCAGCACAAGGTGCCCCAAGATTGTCATTGCGTACTATGAGGAGAAGCTGACCTGGCATTCTGGGGATGAAGACCAGCAGTGA